A genomic segment from Saprospiraceae bacterium encodes:
- a CDS encoding 8-amino-7-oxononanoate synthase, which produces MHGLEEFLQARLADRKAQNSFRYLQYTEGLIDFCSNDYLGLARMNLGDEAFKPQRHPWGATGSRLISGHSLLAERLETYLATFHKAEAALLFNSGYQANLGLIASVTTRHDTLLYDQLVHASLRDGIQLAAGAAINFRHNDIQHLEEKLQRAKGRKIVLIESIYSMDGDEAPLEQIVSLCEQYGAALIVDEAHATGVFGERGEGLVVARGLEQRVWARVHTFGKAIGAHGAAVVGSTLLKEYLINFCRPFIYTTALPDHLLERIRLAYLEMEKGEQINVLRERISLFLQQLNLEAKNAFLPSNSPIQCLVIPGNQAVKVVAQALQSSGFDLRPILSPTVPKGQERIRICIHAFNTEEQIIQLTRLIHQNLSIHAARNFY; this is translated from the coding sequence ATGCATGGTTTGGAAGAATTCTTACAAGCAAGGTTAGCAGACAGGAAAGCTCAAAATAGCTTCCGTTACCTTCAATACACAGAGGGGCTCATTGACTTTTGCTCCAATGACTATCTCGGTTTGGCCAGGATGAATTTAGGTGATGAGGCGTTTAAGCCCCAACGTCATCCTTGGGGAGCTACCGGATCTAGGCTGATTTCAGGGCATTCACTGCTAGCCGAACGTTTAGAAACTTATCTGGCTACCTTTCATAAGGCCGAAGCCGCCCTTTTATTCAATAGCGGATACCAAGCCAACCTGGGCCTAATAGCTAGTGTAACAACGCGGCATGACACCCTCCTCTATGATCAATTGGTGCATGCTTCCCTGCGGGATGGCATCCAACTGGCAGCAGGGGCTGCCATCAATTTCCGACACAATGATATCCAGCATTTAGAAGAAAAGTTGCAGCGTGCAAAGGGAAGGAAAATCGTATTGATCGAAAGCATTTATTCCATGGATGGCGATGAGGCGCCCCTGGAGCAAATAGTGTCCTTGTGTGAGCAATATGGCGCGGCTTTGATAGTAGATGAGGCCCATGCTACCGGTGTTTTTGGAGAAAGAGGAGAGGGCCTTGTCGTTGCCAGGGGCTTGGAACAACGCGTATGGGCCAGGGTACATACCTTTGGCAAAGCCATTGGTGCGCATGGTGCTGCCGTTGTTGGTTCCACCCTATTAAAGGAATATTTAATTAATTTCTGTCGACCCTTTATTTATACCACTGCCTTGCCCGATCACCTACTCGAAAGAATTAGGTTGGCTTACCTTGAAATGGAAAAAGGAGAGCAGATCAATGTTTTGCGGGAGCGAATTTCATTGTTTTTGCAACAACTTAACCTGGAGGCTAAAAATGCTTTCCTTCCTAGTAATAGTCCTATTCAATGCTTGGTGATACCCGGTAATCAAGCCGTCAAAGTCGTTGCTCAAGCCCTTCAGTCTTCGGGTTTTGACCTTAGACCCATTCTATCACCAACCGTTCCCAAAGGCCAGGAACGCATACGGATTTGTATTCATGCTTTTAACACGGAAGAACAAATCATTCAATTAACAAGGCTTATTCATCAAAACCTGTCTATTCATGCAGCGCGGAATTTTTATTAG
- the bioD gene encoding dethiobiotin synthase has translation MQRGIFISGIGTEIGKTVIAALITQALDADYWKPVQSGDLSCSDTMKVKTWVSHPAAIFHPEVFRLNTPASPHYSAELDGVQIKVTDFKLPQTNNFLVAEGAGGLMVPLNQSETMVDLIKHLGLPVVLVSQNYLGSINHTLLSLQCLQQHGIPLAGLIFNGPAVPSTTDIIERMGGQKALFHLPPLAEINQAVIADWAEKVKPILQKEFFSKNSADESVR, from the coding sequence ATGCAGCGCGGAATTTTTATTAGTGGAATTGGCACCGAAATTGGTAAGACGGTAATAGCCGCTTTGATCACCCAAGCCTTAGACGCAGATTATTGGAAGCCGGTACAGTCGGGCGATCTTTCCTGTAGTGACACGATGAAGGTTAAAACTTGGGTTAGTCATCCTGCCGCTATCTTCCACCCCGAAGTTTTTCGGCTGAATACGCCTGCCTCACCTCATTACTCGGCTGAATTAGATGGTGTACAAATTAAGGTAACGGATTTTAAGTTGCCACAAACCAATAATTTCCTGGTGGCGGAAGGAGCCGGCGGCTTAATGGTTCCCTTAAACCAGTCCGAAACGATGGTGGACCTCATCAAACACCTTGGACTTCCGGTCGTTTTGGTGTCCCAAAATTACCTTGGAAGTATCAACCACACCTTGTTGAGCCTCCAATGTTTGCAGCAACATGGTATCCCGCTGGCGGGGTTAATCTTTAATGGCCCGGCAGTGCCTTCAACGACCGACATCATTGAACGAATGGGGGGGCAAAAAGCACTTTTTCACCTGCCGCCATTAGCCGAAATCAACCAAGCTGTTATAGCAGATTGGGCAGAAAAGGTCAAGCCCATTTTACAAAAGGAATTTTTTAGCAAAAATAGTGCCGATGAAAGTGTCCGCTGA
- the bioA gene encoding adenosylmethionine--8-amino-7-oxononanoate transaminase, producing MKVSAETSQSELLEKDRRFVWHPYTQMLSAPPPLPIVRGTGALLVDDQGNTYIDAVSSWWVNIHGHSHPYIAKKIAQQATTLEHVIFAGFTHPPAVALAERLIDHLPDPLSKVFYSDNGSTAVEIAIKMAIQYYHNRDQPKKKLIALDQAFHGETFGAMSASGDLSLNNAFKNQLFEVARIPAPLKGKEAESEKVLEQLLQEGDAYAFIFEPLIMGAGGMLMYEPAILDKLIRLCQKHGVLTIADEVMTGFGRTGQLFAIQHLATCPDLICLAKGLTGGVLPLAVTCCTDKIYEAFLSEDKGKTFFHGHSFTANPLGCAAALASLDLLEGAECQENISRVVRRQRAFREKMEGHAAVKDIRQTGTILALEFNSPEKTSYFNQLRDQLYQFFLDRRILLRPLGNVIYFMPPYCISDKEMTEVYQAIEDALVHFNL from the coding sequence ATGAAAGTGTCCGCTGAAACTAGCCAAAGTGAACTATTGGAAAAAGACCGTCGCTTTGTATGGCATCCCTATACTCAAATGCTAAGCGCCCCGCCCCCACTGCCTATTGTCCGTGGAACCGGCGCTTTGCTGGTCGACGATCAAGGTAATACCTATATAGACGCCGTTTCTTCCTGGTGGGTCAATATTCATGGCCATAGTCATCCGTACATTGCCAAAAAAATTGCCCAACAAGCCACCACACTCGAACATGTCATCTTCGCGGGCTTTACCCACCCACCTGCTGTGGCTTTGGCAGAGCGGCTCATAGATCACCTCCCCGACCCATTGAGCAAAGTCTTTTATTCCGATAATGGGTCCACAGCCGTAGAAATTGCCATTAAAATGGCCATTCAATATTATCACAATCGCGATCAGCCCAAGAAAAAACTCATTGCCTTGGACCAGGCCTTCCATGGAGAAACCTTTGGCGCCATGTCAGCTAGCGGCGACCTGTCACTCAACAATGCCTTTAAAAACCAACTGTTTGAAGTAGCTCGTATTCCCGCTCCTTTAAAAGGAAAAGAAGCTGAAAGTGAAAAGGTGCTGGAGCAATTGTTGCAGGAAGGTGATGCCTATGCTTTTATTTTCGAGCCGCTCATTATGGGGGCCGGTGGTATGTTGATGTATGAACCAGCTATCCTGGATAAATTGATCAGGCTTTGCCAAAAACATGGGGTACTCACTATTGCGGATGAAGTGATGACTGGCTTTGGACGTACTGGTCAACTTTTTGCCATTCAACATTTAGCAACATGTCCAGACCTTATTTGCTTGGCCAAAGGACTTACTGGCGGTGTTTTACCGCTTGCAGTGACCTGTTGTACAGACAAAATCTATGAGGCTTTTCTTTCTGAAGATAAAGGCAAGACCTTTTTTCATGGCCATTCCTTTACTGCAAATCCCCTGGGTTGCGCTGCGGCATTGGCGAGCCTTGATCTCTTGGAGGGCGCGGAATGCCAGGAGAATATCAGCAGAGTGGTCCGTAGGCAACGGGCTTTCCGAGAAAAAATGGAGGGACATGCTGCAGTGAAGGATATTAGACAAACCGGTACAATTTTGGCGCTAGAATTCAATAGCCCTGAAAAAACCTCTTATTTCAATCAGTTGAGAGACCAGTTGTACCAATTTTTCCTTGATCGGAGAATATTGCTTAGACCTTTGGGAAATGTCATTTATTTCATGCCACCTTATTGTATTTCTGATAAAGAAATGACGGAGGTTTATCAAGCCATTGAAGATGCATTAGTACATTTTAACCTATGA
- a CDS encoding beta-ketoacyl synthase N-terminal-like domain-containing protein — MNKRIGIISYGSLSALGGEPAAIWSNYLHHRSLLCFDQALSAWVGALPAVEEHRLCASDTIKTYQKLDRTVRLALLAAEGAMKEMAHPSSFRWGINWGSSRGATERFEKYHSDFLTGEALSPNSSPLTTLGNVSSWVAQYLGLQSININHSVTCSTALHALLNGIVWLESGRCDFFLAGGTEAPLTPFTVAQMKALRIYAHSAEAVYPNQSLDLNKEHNSMVLGEGAAGFVLSKKTSHPPLAWIAGVGYAMERISSPSGISAKGMAMQAAMRMALHEAALSTVDVIVCHTPGTVQGDKAEWEAIQAVFGDNIPSLTTNKWKIGHTLGASGALSLEMALLMLQHQTFIGMPLGSFKDQKAPKKIRTIMVNATGFGGNAVSIILSKEP; from the coding sequence ATGAATAAAAGGATTGGAATCATTAGCTATGGGAGTTTATCTGCATTAGGTGGAGAGCCAGCAGCCATTTGGTCCAATTACCTGCATCACCGGAGTTTGTTATGTTTCGACCAGGCCTTATCTGCCTGGGTAGGGGCGCTTCCAGCAGTGGAGGAGCATCGGCTCTGTGCCAGCGACACAATAAAAACGTATCAAAAGCTCGACCGAACAGTACGGCTAGCGTTGTTGGCGGCCGAAGGGGCTATGAAGGAGATGGCACATCCGTCTTCTTTTCGTTGGGGGATCAACTGGGGGTCCTCGCGGGGAGCAACGGAACGGTTTGAAAAGTACCATAGCGATTTTTTGACAGGGGAAGCATTGAGCCCCAATAGTTCACCGCTGACTACGTTGGGCAATGTGTCCTCTTGGGTTGCTCAGTACTTAGGGTTGCAATCCATCAATATTAATCATTCCGTCACTTGTAGTACGGCACTTCACGCCTTGTTGAATGGTATCGTATGGCTTGAATCAGGCCGTTGTGACTTTTTTTTAGCAGGGGGGACCGAGGCGCCGCTGACGCCTTTTACCGTTGCCCAGATGAAGGCGCTTCGCATTTATGCCCACTCGGCCGAGGCTGTCTACCCCAACCAATCGCTCGACCTGAACAAGGAGCACAATAGCATGGTACTGGGGGAAGGGGCTGCTGGTTTTGTCCTAAGCAAAAAGACGTCTCACCCTCCTTTGGCATGGATAGCGGGGGTCGGGTATGCGATGGAGCGCATTTCTTCCCCTTCCGGCATTTCGGCAAAAGGGATGGCCATGCAAGCAGCGATGCGAATGGCGTTGCACGAGGCAGCATTAAGCACGGTCGACGTCATAGTTTGTCATACCCCGGGTACTGTGCAGGGCGATAAGGCAGAATGGGAAGCCATCCAGGCCGTATTTGGTGATAATATCCCTTCGCTCACTACAAACAAGTGGAAAATTGGTCATACATTAGGGGCTTCAGGGGCGCTGAGCCTCGAAATGGCCCTCTTGATGTTACAACACCAAACCTTTATCGGCATGCCTTTGGGCTCGTTTAAAGACCAAAAAGCCCCAAAGAAAATTCGTACAATTATGGTCAATGCAACAGGCTTTGGAGGCAATGCTGTGAGTATTATTTTAAGTAAGGAACCGTAA